A genome region from Arthrobacter sp. V1I9 includes the following:
- a CDS encoding D-glycerate dehydrogenase: MSRVVVTGRVPEAALEKLRTEHEVDAWEAPESIGREELLRRVEGADAVVSLLTERIDAELLDAAGPQLKVVANVAVGYDNIDVPACTERGVLATNTPGVLTEATADIAFGLILSTTRRLAEGERLIRSGQAWKWGMFFLLGSSLQGKTLGVVGMGGIGRATARRAKAFGMEIVYQSRSEIDPATAANLGARRVDLAELLAISDVVSLHCPYGQATHHLIGAGQLAAMKDSAYLINTARGPIIDEAALASALREGQIAGAGLDVFEKEPDVHPGLLELENVVLVPHLGSATVETRTAMAMLAADNVLALLSGEQPATPIN, encoded by the coding sequence ATGAGCCGGGTCGTCGTCACGGGACGGGTACCCGAAGCCGCACTTGAGAAGCTGCGTACCGAGCACGAAGTCGATGCCTGGGAGGCTCCGGAGTCGATCGGCCGCGAGGAGCTGCTGCGCCGGGTAGAGGGTGCCGATGCCGTGGTGAGCCTGCTGACCGAACGCATTGACGCCGAACTGCTCGACGCCGCCGGCCCACAACTCAAGGTCGTCGCGAACGTTGCCGTGGGTTACGACAACATCGACGTGCCCGCCTGCACCGAGCGGGGCGTCCTAGCCACCAACACACCGGGTGTGCTCACAGAGGCCACGGCCGACATCGCGTTCGGCCTCATCCTTTCGACGACCCGCCGACTCGCCGAGGGGGAACGGCTCATCCGCTCCGGCCAAGCCTGGAAGTGGGGCATGTTCTTCCTGCTCGGCAGCAGCCTGCAAGGCAAGACCCTCGGCGTCGTCGGTATGGGCGGCATCGGCCGGGCGACCGCCCGCCGGGCCAAAGCCTTCGGAATGGAAATCGTCTATCAGTCCCGCAGTGAGATCGACCCCGCGACCGCAGCCAACCTGGGTGCCCGGCGGGTCGATCTCGCTGAGTTGCTGGCCATCTCCGACGTCGTCTCCCTGCACTGCCCCTACGGGCAGGCCACCCATCACCTGATCGGTGCCGGGCAACTCGCGGCGATGAAGGATTCGGCGTACCTCATCAACACCGCGCGAGGGCCGATCATCGACGAAGCAGCCCTCGCTTCCGCCCTCCGCGAGGGCCAAATCGCGGGCGCGGGTCTCGACGTTTTCGAGAAAGAGCCCGACGTTCATCCCGGATTGCTCGAGCTCGAAAACGTCGTGCTCGTGCCCCACCTCGGCTCCGCCACTGTCGAAACCCGCACCGCTATGGCGATGCTCGCCGCAGACAACGTGCTCGCCCTTCTCAGCGGCGAACAACCGGCCACGCCGATCAATTAG
- a CDS encoding Re/Si-specific NAD(P)(+) transhydrogenase subunit alpha yields MTRIGIVAELGGETRVAATPVTVKQLLGLGYDVVVEKGAGELASFPDDAYVDAGALLVGADEAWGSDVVLRVNPPTEDEIGRLADGATLIGMLSPGLRPELVEALAARPITALALDAVPRISRAQSMDVLSSMANIAGYRAVIEAAHEFGRFFTGQVTAAGKVPPAKVLVAGAGVAGLAAIGAASSLGAIVRATDPRPEVADQVKSIGGTYLKVEVEEEMKSSDGYAKATSEAYNRRAAEIYTEQAADVDIVITTALIPGRPAPKLLTADDVAAMKSGSVIVDMAAGQGGNVEGSVAGERVVTENGVVILGYTDLPARLPAQASQLYGTNLVNLLKLLTPDKDGQLRLDFADVVQRSVTVVREGEKTWPPPPVQVSAAPAAKTQAEVAESPAPKKKQGLSAAGKAGLFAAGIAALFSINAVAPAPLPQHFTVLMLSVVVGFYVIGKVHHALHTPLMSVTNAISGIIVVGALLQVTSDNIVMQVLAAVAVLLASINIFGGFAVTRRMLAMFSAGKARS; encoded by the coding sequence TTGACGCGTATAGGCATCGTGGCCGAGTTGGGTGGCGAAACGAGGGTGGCAGCAACTCCTGTCACCGTGAAACAGTTGTTGGGTTTGGGCTACGACGTTGTAGTCGAGAAGGGTGCGGGTGAGTTGGCGTCGTTCCCGGACGATGCTTATGTCGATGCTGGTGCCTTGCTTGTCGGGGCTGATGAGGCGTGGGGCAGCGACGTTGTGCTGCGGGTCAATCCGCCCACCGAGGATGAGATTGGCCGCCTCGCTGACGGTGCCACTCTTATCGGGATGCTTAGCCCGGGGTTGCGGCCGGAATTGGTGGAGGCGTTGGCGGCGCGTCCGATCACCGCTTTAGCTTTGGATGCGGTGCCGCGGATCTCGCGGGCTCAGTCGATGGATGTACTCAGTTCGATGGCGAACATCGCCGGGTATCGTGCCGTGATTGAGGCCGCGCATGAGTTTGGCCGGTTTTTCACCGGGCAGGTCACGGCAGCGGGCAAGGTCCCACCGGCGAAGGTCCTCGTCGCCGGAGCCGGTGTCGCCGGCTTGGCGGCAATTGGTGCTGCTAGCAGCCTGGGCGCCATCGTTCGCGCTACTGATCCGCGGCCAGAGGTGGCGGATCAGGTGAAGTCGATTGGTGGTACCTACCTCAAGGTTGAGGTAGAGGAGGAGATGAAGTCCTCTGACGGGTATGCAAAAGCAACGTCCGAGGCGTACAACAGGCGCGCAGCCGAAATCTACACCGAGCAGGCGGCCGATGTCGACATCGTCATCACCACGGCCCTGATCCCGGGCCGGCCCGCTCCGAAGCTGCTCACGGCGGACGATGTAGCAGCGATGAAATCCGGCAGTGTCATCGTGGATATGGCTGCCGGACAGGGCGGGAATGTGGAAGGTTCCGTCGCTGGGGAACGGGTGGTCACGGAGAACGGTGTGGTGATTCTGGGGTATACGGATCTTCCGGCGCGTCTTCCGGCGCAGGCGTCCCAGCTGTACGGAACGAATCTGGTGAACCTGCTAAAGCTCCTGACCCCGGACAAAGACGGTCAGCTGCGGCTTGACTTCGCAGATGTGGTGCAGCGGTCGGTGACGGTGGTCCGCGAGGGAGAGAAGACATGGCCGCCACCGCCGGTCCAGGTTTCGGCCGCACCGGCGGCCAAGACCCAGGCTGAAGTTGCCGAAAGTCCTGCGCCGAAGAAGAAGCAGGGCCTCAGCGCCGCCGGTAAGGCCGGGTTGTTCGCCGCGGGCATCGCCGCGTTGTTCAGCATCAACGCGGTTGCTCCGGCGCCGCTGCCTCAGCACTTCACGGTACTGATGCTCTCGGTTGTTGTCGGTTTCTATGTGATCGGGAAAGTTCACCATGCCCTGCACACCCCGCTGATGTCTGTTACGAACGCGATCTCGGGGATCATCGTCGTTGGCGCGCTGCTGCAGGTCACCTCCGACAACATCGTGATGCAGGTGCTCGCCGCCGTCGCGGTGCTGCTGGCCAGCATAAACATTTTCGGTGGCTTCGCCGTCACCCGGCGGATGCTCGCCATGTTCTCGGCCGGGAAGGCACGTTCATGA
- the pntB gene encoding Re/Si-specific NAD(P)(+) transhydrogenase subunit beta: MSALPETAAATITRSFTVTDAVSGPLTADSIAGAAYIVAALLFILSLAGLSKHEKARAGVAYGITGMVIALAATIWLTLQDAWGTGHALTGLGLLVAAVLVGGAIGLWRARVVEMTGMPELIALLHSFVGLAAVLVGWNGHLEAPALSSDLMAIHHAEVFIGVFIGAVTFTGSIVAFLKLSARMKSSPLMLPGKNAINLGALVVFVALTVWYVNDSQLWLLIVVTVLALGLGWHLVASIGGGDMPVVVSMLNSYSGWAAAAAGFLLNNDLLIITGALVGSSGAYLSYIMCKAMNRSFISVIAGGFGIAAPASTGDTDQGEHREITAEATAEMLTNASSVVITPGYGMAVAQAQYPVAELAHQLRERGVNVKFGIHPVAGRLPGHMNVLLAEAKVPYDIVLEMDEINDDLGETSVVLVIGANDTVNPAAAEDPGSPIAGMPVLKVWEAENVIVFKRSMAAGYAGVQNPLFFRDNSQMLFGDAKQRVEDILRAF; the protein is encoded by the coding sequence ATGAGCGCCCTTCCCGAAACAGCAGCAGCAACAATTACGAGGAGCTTTACTGTGACCGACGCCGTCTCCGGTCCGCTGACCGCCGACTCCATCGCGGGGGCGGCCTACATCGTCGCGGCCCTGCTGTTCATCCTCAGCCTCGCCGGGCTGAGCAAGCACGAGAAAGCCCGCGCCGGGGTCGCTTACGGCATCACGGGCATGGTCATCGCCCTTGCGGCCACGATCTGGCTAACCCTGCAGGACGCATGGGGAACCGGCCACGCCCTGACCGGTCTGGGCCTGCTGGTCGCCGCGGTTCTGGTCGGCGGGGCCATCGGACTCTGGCGCGCCCGGGTGGTCGAAATGACCGGCATGCCCGAACTCATCGCACTGCTGCACAGCTTCGTCGGCCTCGCCGCGGTCCTGGTGGGCTGGAACGGGCACCTCGAAGCTCCCGCGTTGTCTTCCGACCTGATGGCGATCCACCACGCCGAGGTGTTCATCGGGGTGTTCATCGGAGCGGTGACGTTCACCGGCTCGATCGTGGCGTTCCTGAAACTCTCGGCCCGGATGAAGTCCTCGCCCCTGATGCTGCCAGGCAAGAACGCGATCAACCTTGGCGCCCTCGTTGTGTTCGTCGCCCTGACCGTCTGGTACGTCAACGACTCCCAGCTGTGGCTCCTTATCGTTGTCACCGTCCTTGCCCTGGGGCTGGGCTGGCACCTGGTCGCCTCCATAGGCGGCGGTGACATGCCAGTGGTGGTGTCCATGCTCAACAGCTACTCGGGCTGGGCCGCAGCGGCGGCGGGCTTCCTCCTGAACAACGACCTGTTGATCATCACCGGCGCCCTGGTCGGCTCCTCGGGTGCGTACCTTTCCTACATCATGTGCAAGGCCATGAACCGGTCCTTTATCTCCGTGATCGCCGGCGGCTTCGGCATCGCCGCCCCCGCCAGTACTGGGGACACGGACCAAGGCGAGCACCGCGAGATCACTGCAGAGGCGACAGCGGAAATGCTGACCAACGCCTCCAGCGTGGTCATCACCCCCGGCTATGGCATGGCGGTGGCCCAGGCCCAGTACCCCGTCGCTGAACTGGCACACCAGTTGCGCGAACGCGGCGTGAACGTCAAGTTCGGCATCCATCCGGTCGCCGGGCGCCTGCCAGGACACATGAACGTTCTCCTGGCCGAAGCCAAAGTCCCGTACGACATTGTCCTGGAAATGGACGAAATCAACGACGACCTCGGCGAAACCTCCGTGGTCCTGGTCATCGGCGCGAACGACACCGTTAATCCCGCCGCCGCCGAGGACCCGGGAAGCCCCATCGCGGGCATGCCCGTCCTCAAAGTCTGGGAAGCCGAGAACGTCATCGTGTTTAAACGCTCCATGGCCGCAGGCTACGCCGGCGTCCAGAACCCCCTGTTCTTCCGCGACAACTCCCAAATGCTCTTCGGCGACGCCAAACAACGCGTCGAAGACATCCTCCGCGCCTTCTGA
- a CDS encoding glycogen debranching N-terminal domain-containing protein, giving the protein MAGWNADTAAGPVGEGTVTLVEGSSFCISAANGDIHPELPHGVFHEDTRILCGWSMTVNGQSLEPLAAETKEPYRALFIGRVPRGDGYADSPLIVERLREVAAGVVEEITIRNYSAEPVECSISVGVDSDFADLFEVKEARVQRRWEVVRGADGDSLIISAAWQDLRKAVLVRGRGAVATAGALTYQATVPGYGHWGTRLSVAPAGQHNVSRPVRHGTSPSDRRHQEWVTKIPRLQMTNRSIERTLRRSYDDLGALRIEDPAHPERIVVAAGAPWFMTLFGRDSLWASEMALPVDPSLALGTLQTLADRQGKVVDPVNEEEPGKILHEVRLGVSSGLALGGKSVYYGSVDATPQFVMTLASVSRWGFAKDTITALLPNADRALDWVRNYGDKDGDGFVEYSRLNDQGLLNQGWKDSWDGINFADGTLAEPPIALCEVQAMVYSALLSRAWMAYDGGDAPLAAQLTEEAAALKKKFNEAFWLPERGYFAVALDGRKRQVDACASNMGQCLWHGIVDDDKVPLVAERLMSPEMFSGWGVRTLATDMGAYNPASYHNGSVWPHDNAITAAGLMRYGFVEEAQRIATALLEAADYSDGRLPELFCGFSREQVAEPVPYPTACSPQAWAATTPIMLITSLMRYDAHVSRGGFWMDPALPESYGDLHITNAPLAGGRITIDITHSAPSVQGMPEGITFHREHRPWLTELISQAGLDVKG; this is encoded by the coding sequence ATGGCTGGATGGAATGCAGACACAGCGGCGGGGCCTGTGGGGGAGGGAACCGTAACGCTGGTGGAAGGCTCATCTTTCTGCATCTCCGCCGCCAATGGCGACATCCACCCGGAACTTCCCCACGGTGTGTTCCACGAGGACACCCGGATCCTGTGCGGGTGGAGCATGACGGTGAACGGCCAGTCGCTCGAGCCGCTGGCCGCCGAAACGAAGGAACCCTACCGGGCACTGTTCATCGGCCGCGTTCCGCGCGGGGACGGATACGCGGACAGCCCTCTGATCGTGGAGCGCCTGCGGGAAGTGGCTGCCGGAGTGGTTGAGGAAATCACCATTCGCAACTACTCCGCAGAGCCGGTGGAGTGCAGCATCTCCGTCGGCGTCGATTCGGACTTCGCGGACCTGTTCGAGGTAAAGGAGGCGAGGGTCCAGCGGCGCTGGGAGGTCGTCCGTGGAGCCGACGGAGATTCCCTGATTATCAGCGCTGCCTGGCAGGACCTGCGGAAGGCTGTTCTGGTGCGGGGACGCGGGGCCGTAGCCACCGCCGGTGCGCTCACGTACCAAGCGACGGTACCCGGTTACGGCCACTGGGGCACGCGGCTGAGCGTCGCACCGGCCGGGCAGCACAACGTTTCGCGCCCTGTCCGGCATGGCACCTCACCGAGCGACCGGCGGCACCAGGAGTGGGTCACGAAGATTCCCAGGCTGCAGATGACCAACCGGTCCATAGAGCGGACGCTGCGTCGCAGTTACGACGACCTCGGAGCACTTCGCATCGAGGACCCTGCGCATCCGGAGCGGATTGTGGTGGCCGCGGGAGCACCGTGGTTCATGACGTTGTTTGGGCGTGACTCGCTGTGGGCTTCCGAAATGGCCCTTCCTGTGGACCCGTCACTGGCTCTTGGCACCTTGCAGACCCTGGCTGACCGCCAGGGCAAGGTGGTGGACCCGGTAAATGAGGAGGAACCCGGGAAGATCCTTCACGAGGTACGGCTGGGGGTGTCCTCCGGGCTGGCTCTGGGCGGCAAGTCGGTCTATTACGGCAGCGTGGACGCCACTCCCCAGTTTGTGATGACCTTGGCCTCCGTCAGCCGGTGGGGCTTCGCGAAGGACACCATCACCGCCCTCCTGCCCAACGCGGACCGCGCGCTGGACTGGGTCCGGAACTACGGCGACAAGGACGGAGACGGCTTCGTCGAGTACTCCCGCCTCAATGACCAGGGCCTGCTCAACCAGGGTTGGAAGGACTCGTGGGACGGCATCAACTTCGCCGACGGCACCCTGGCGGAGCCGCCCATAGCACTTTGTGAGGTGCAGGCGATGGTGTACTCCGCGCTGCTGTCACGGGCGTGGATGGCGTACGACGGCGGCGACGCGCCTTTGGCGGCGCAGCTCACGGAAGAGGCGGCGGCGCTGAAGAAGAAGTTTAACGAAGCGTTCTGGCTGCCGGAACGCGGCTACTTCGCTGTAGCGCTGGACGGCAGGAAGCGCCAGGTGGATGCCTGTGCCTCAAACATGGGCCAGTGCCTGTGGCACGGCATAGTTGACGATGACAAGGTGCCGCTGGTGGCCGAGCGGCTGATGTCACCGGAGATGTTCAGCGGATGGGGCGTCCGGACCCTTGCCACGGATATGGGTGCCTACAACCCGGCAAGCTACCACAACGGGTCTGTCTGGCCGCATGACAACGCGATCACCGCGGCGGGCCTCATGCGCTACGGATTCGTGGAGGAGGCGCAACGGATCGCTACGGCCCTGCTTGAAGCGGCGGACTACTCCGACGGGCGGCTCCCGGAACTGTTCTGCGGTTTCAGCCGGGAACAGGTGGCTGAACCGGTGCCGTACCCCACCGCCTGCTCACCCCAGGCGTGGGCGGCAACTACCCCCATCATGCTGATCACCAGCCTGATGCGGTACGACGCCCACGTTTCGCGGGGCGGCTTCTGGATGGATCCGGCCCTGCCGGAGTCCTACGGGGACCTGCACATTACCAACGCACCACTGGCCGGCGGCCGGATCACCATTGACATCACCCACTCGGCGCCGTCGGTGCAGGGCATGCCGGAGGGCATCACATTCCACCGTGAACACCGGCCGTGGCTGACCGAGCTTATTTCGCAGGCCGGACTCGACGTCAAAGGCTAA
- a CDS encoding ANTAR domain-containing response regulator — MTEQTESKPTSQPARRVVVAEDETLIRLDIIEILRGEGYDVIGEADNGEKAVQLAEELKPDLVLMDVKMPVMDGISAAEKIVKARIAPVVLLTAFSQKELVERARDAGAMAYVVKPFTPADLIPALEIALSRHEEIKALESEVSDLQEQFATRKLVERAKSLLTTKMGLTEPEAFRWIQKTSMDRRLSMREVAETIINQVN; from the coding sequence GTGACTGAACAGACGGAGTCAAAACCCACGTCCCAGCCGGCGCGCCGCGTCGTTGTGGCCGAGGATGAAACCCTCATCCGCCTCGACATCATCGAAATCCTGCGCGGCGAAGGCTACGACGTCATCGGCGAAGCGGACAACGGTGAGAAGGCCGTCCAGCTTGCTGAGGAACTGAAGCCGGACCTGGTCCTGATGGACGTCAAGATGCCCGTCATGGACGGCATCTCCGCAGCAGAAAAGATCGTTAAAGCCCGCATCGCCCCCGTGGTGCTGCTGACCGCGTTCAGCCAGAAGGAACTCGTGGAGCGTGCCCGCGACGCCGGCGCCATGGCCTACGTGGTGAAGCCCTTCACGCCCGCCGACCTCATCCCGGCGCTGGAAATCGCCCTCTCCCGCCACGAGGAGATCAAGGCGCTCGAAAGCGAAGTCTCCGACCTCCAGGAGCAGTTCGCCACCCGCAAGCTCGTAGAACGCGCCAAGAGCCTCCTCACCACCAAGATGGGCCTCACGGAACCCGAAGCCTTCCGCTGGATCCAGAAGACCTCCATGGACCGCCGACTCAGCATGCGCGAAGTCGCCGAGACCATCATCAACCAGGTCAACTAG
- the pyk gene encoding pyruvate kinase, whose protein sequence is MRRAKIVATFGPAIASYENTLAVLEAGVDVARMNMSHGDYSVHDNTYENVRKAATDLGKPVAIMADLQGPKIRLGRFVDGPHALAVGDTFTITTEDVPGTKDICSTTLKSLTEDVNVGDALLIDDGKVALRATAVDDVKVVTEVTVGGMVSNNKGINLPGVAVNVPALSEKDEDDLRWAMRRGVDLVALSFVRDASDIVRVHEIMDEEGRRVPVIAKIEKPQAVEQLHEIVDAFDAIMVARGDLGVELPLEEVPIVQKRAIELARRWAKPVIVATQVLESMIDNPRPTRAEASDCANAVLDGADAVMLSGETSVGQYPIETVKVMARIIESTEVHGLERVPPLGTKPKTRGGAITRAAVEIADQLDAKYICAFTQSGDSARRLSRLRPIKPVFAFTPVEQVWNQLALTWGIQPVLVQMVDHTDAMTAQVDSSLTEMGLVEDGDLVVIAAGSPPGKAGSTNSLKVHKVGDLADSTYAGEASSNKEKLGPWPEKKKKA, encoded by the coding sequence ATGAGACGCGCTAAAATTGTGGCCACTTTCGGCCCGGCAATCGCCAGCTACGAAAACACCCTCGCGGTGCTGGAGGCCGGCGTTGACGTCGCCCGCATGAACATGAGCCACGGCGACTACTCCGTGCACGACAACACGTATGAGAACGTCCGCAAGGCAGCCACCGACCTCGGCAAGCCTGTTGCAATCATGGCCGACCTGCAGGGCCCGAAGATCCGCCTGGGCCGTTTTGTGGATGGCCCGCACGCCCTCGCCGTGGGTGACACGTTCACCATCACCACCGAGGACGTTCCCGGTACCAAGGACATCTGCTCCACCACGCTGAAGAGCCTCACCGAGGACGTCAACGTGGGGGACGCCCTGCTGATCGACGACGGTAAGGTGGCGCTGCGCGCCACTGCTGTTGATGACGTCAAGGTTGTCACCGAGGTGACCGTGGGCGGCATGGTGTCCAACAACAAGGGCATCAACCTTCCCGGCGTGGCCGTCAACGTGCCGGCTCTGAGTGAAAAGGACGAGGACGACCTCCGCTGGGCCATGCGCCGCGGGGTTGACCTGGTGGCGCTCTCATTCGTCCGCGACGCCTCGGACATCGTCCGCGTCCACGAGATCATGGACGAAGAAGGCCGCCGCGTGCCGGTCATCGCCAAGATCGAGAAGCCGCAGGCAGTTGAGCAGCTCCACGAGATTGTGGATGCTTTCGATGCGATCATGGTGGCGCGTGGCGACCTGGGCGTTGAGCTTCCGTTGGAGGAAGTGCCCATCGTGCAGAAGCGCGCCATCGAATTGGCCCGCCGCTGGGCCAAGCCCGTCATCGTGGCCACCCAGGTTCTCGAATCCATGATCGACAACCCGCGGCCCACCCGTGCAGAGGCATCAGACTGCGCCAACGCTGTCCTGGACGGCGCGGACGCGGTCATGCTGTCCGGCGAGACCAGCGTGGGACAGTACCCCATCGAGACCGTCAAGGTTATGGCCCGGATCATCGAATCCACCGAGGTCCACGGCCTGGAGCGCGTCCCCCCGCTGGGCACCAAGCCCAAGACCCGTGGCGGCGCCATCACCCGTGCCGCCGTCGAAATCGCCGACCAGCTGGACGCCAAGTACATCTGTGCGTTTACCCAGTCCGGTGATTCCGCCCGCCGTCTTTCCCGCCTGCGGCCCATCAAGCCGGTCTTCGCCTTCACTCCGGTGGAGCAGGTCTGGAACCAGCTGGCGCTGACCTGGGGTATCCAGCCGGTGCTGGTCCAGATGGTGGACCACACCGACGCGATGACCGCGCAGGTGGACAGCAGCCTTACGGAAATGGGGCTCGTGGAGGACGGTGACCTTGTGGTCATTGCCGCCGGTTCCCCTCCGGGAAAGGCAGGGTCCACCAACTCGCTGAAGGTGCACAAGGTGGGGGACCTCGCCGACTCCACGTATGCGGGAGAAGCCTCCAGCAACAAGGAAAAGCTCGGCCCCTGGCCGGAAAAGAAGAAGAAGGCCTAG
- a CDS encoding glutamate synthase subunit beta: MADPRGFLKVRQRETQPRRPVPVRIMDWKEVYEAQEKGTLKAQAGRCMDCGVPFCHQGCPLGNLIPEWNDLMWRDKGEEAIERLHATNNFPEFTGRLCPAPCEASCVLGINQPAVTIKQVEVSIIDEAWDNGWVTPLPPARLTGKTVAVVGSGPAGLAVAQQLTRVGHTVAVYERDEKIGGLLRYGIPDFKMEKEQVDRRVEQMKAEGTRFRTGVSVGTDVTWEQLRRRYDAVVVCTGATVPRDLPIPGRDLEGVHFAMDYLVPANRVVAGETVENQIHAQGKHVVILGGGDTGADCLGTAHRHGAASVTTLAIGKQPPAERAGHQPWPTFPTLFEMASAHEEGGERTYLASTVEFVGENGQLTGVKVAETEFVDGKRLPKAGTERIIPADLVFLSLGFTGAEPAGITEQVNAEFDGRGNVSRDGYYMTNTEGVFVAGDAGRGQSLIVWAIAEGRAAAAAVDKYLMGSTILPAPVAPTDRAIAVL, translated from the coding sequence GTGGCTGATCCACGCGGATTTTTGAAAGTACGCCAGCGTGAAACCCAGCCGCGGCGTCCCGTTCCCGTCCGCATCATGGACTGGAAGGAAGTGTACGAGGCGCAGGAGAAGGGCACCCTGAAGGCCCAGGCGGGCCGCTGCATGGACTGCGGCGTGCCGTTCTGCCACCAGGGCTGCCCGCTGGGCAACCTCATTCCCGAGTGGAACGACCTCATGTGGCGGGATAAGGGCGAGGAAGCCATCGAGCGGCTCCACGCCACGAACAACTTCCCGGAGTTCACCGGCCGGCTGTGCCCGGCGCCGTGCGAGGCGTCCTGCGTGCTGGGGATCAACCAGCCTGCCGTGACCATCAAGCAGGTGGAAGTCTCCATCATCGACGAAGCCTGGGACAACGGCTGGGTCACCCCGCTGCCTCCGGCACGCCTGACCGGTAAGACGGTTGCCGTCGTCGGCTCCGGACCTGCCGGCCTGGCCGTCGCGCAGCAGCTGACGCGGGTGGGCCACACCGTTGCCGTGTACGAGCGGGACGAGAAGATCGGCGGCCTGCTGCGGTACGGCATCCCCGACTTCAAGATGGAAAAAGAGCAGGTTGACCGCCGCGTCGAGCAGATGAAGGCGGAGGGAACCCGTTTCCGCACCGGAGTATCGGTAGGTACGGACGTTACCTGGGAGCAGCTGCGGAGGCGCTACGACGCCGTCGTGGTCTGCACGGGCGCTACTGTTCCGCGTGACCTGCCCATCCCGGGCCGCGACCTGGAAGGTGTCCACTTCGCGATGGACTACCTGGTCCCGGCAAACCGCGTGGTGGCGGGCGAGACCGTGGAAAACCAGATCCACGCCCAGGGCAAGCACGTGGTGATCCTAGGCGGCGGCGATACCGGAGCCGACTGCCTCGGCACCGCCCACCGCCACGGTGCTGCATCAGTGACCACCCTTGCCATCGGCAAGCAGCCCCCGGCCGAGCGGGCGGGCCACCAGCCGTGGCCGACGTTCCCCACGCTGTTTGAGATGGCCAGCGCGCACGAAGAAGGCGGCGAGCGGACCTACCTTGCGTCCACCGTTGAGTTTGTTGGCGAGAACGGCCAGCTGACCGGCGTGAAGGTTGCCGAGACGGAGTTCGTTGACGGCAAGCGCCTGCCCAAGGCCGGCACCGAGCGGATCATCCCCGCGGACCTGGTCTTCCTGTCCCTGGGCTTCACCGGGGCTGAACCGGCGGGCATCACCGAACAGGTGAATGCCGAATTCGATGGCCGCGGCAACGTGTCCCGCGACGGCTACTACATGACCAACACTGAGGGTGTTTTTGTTGCCGGTGACGCCGGCCGCGGGCAGTCCCTCATCGTCTGGGCCATCGCCGAAGGACGCGCCGCCGCAGCCGCGGTGGACAAGTACCTGATGGGAAGCACCATCCTGCCCGCACCCGTAGCACCGACCGACCGGGCCATCGCCGTCCTCTAG
- the lgt gene encoding prolipoprotein diacylglyceryl transferase: protein MQTLLSAAAMVPASIPSPDWSGFDIPLPWGTLRIHAYALCILAGIVVGLWLTSARWAKRGAPEGSVWDIVVWAIPFGIIGGRLYHVVSSPDAYFGPGFDGTGDLSLIAQIQRGGLGIWGAVVLGVVGAWIGCRRSGVKLSAFLDAAAPGLLLAQAVGRWGNYFNQELFGGPTTLPWGLQIDADNANFPAGAPADTLFHPTFLYESLWNLAGVLILLALDRKFNFRRSRLFWLYAMYYTLGRVWIEAMRIDDAEQISLLGITTRLNVWTSIFVFLAALAAFILLGRKKRTEPDTVYLPGREPAEKPAANAVAAAGDPVRDTDPVVSDSESRDNLPDNQSGSRHASVPTEQAEAAPAGPKPGPDATAAGSSGSTATGTAPEAGATK from the coding sequence ATGCAGACGCTCCTTTCGGCGGCCGCCATGGTGCCGGCCAGCATCCCCAGCCCGGACTGGTCCGGCTTCGACATTCCCCTGCCCTGGGGGACGCTGCGCATCCACGCCTACGCACTGTGCATCCTGGCGGGCATCGTGGTGGGCCTGTGGCTGACTTCCGCCCGCTGGGCCAAGCGCGGTGCACCTGAAGGCAGCGTCTGGGACATCGTTGTTTGGGCGATTCCCTTCGGCATCATAGGCGGCCGCCTGTACCACGTGGTCTCCTCGCCCGACGCGTACTTCGGTCCCGGCTTCGACGGCACCGGCGACCTCTCCCTGATCGCACAGATCCAGCGCGGCGGCCTGGGAATTTGGGGCGCCGTGGTCCTGGGTGTCGTGGGTGCGTGGATCGGCTGCCGCCGCAGCGGCGTCAAGCTCAGTGCTTTCCTGGACGCCGCCGCACCCGGGCTGCTGCTGGCCCAGGCCGTGGGGCGCTGGGGCAACTACTTCAACCAGGAGCTGTTCGGCGGACCCACCACCCTGCCGTGGGGGCTGCAGATCGACGCCGACAACGCCAACTTCCCCGCGGGAGCCCCCGCCGACACCCTGTTCCACCCCACGTTCCTCTACGAATCACTGTGGAACCTGGCCGGCGTCCTGATCCTGCTCGCCCTGGACCGGAAGTTCAACTTCCGCCGCAGCAGGCTGTTCTGGCTCTACGCCATGTATTACACCCTTGGCCGGGTCTGGATCGAAGCCATGCGCATTGACGATGCGGAACAGATTTCCCTGCTCGGCATCACCACCCGGCTGAACGTCTGGACCAGCATCTTCGTGTTCCTGGCCGCCCTTGCGGCGTTCATCCTGCTGGGAAGAAAGAAGCGCACGGAGCCGGACACTGTCTACCTGCCGGGCCGGGAGCCGGCGGAAAAGCCGGCTGCAAACGCAGTGGCGGCGGCCGGTGATCCAGTCCGTGATACGGACCCCGTTGTCTCAGATAGTGAATCGCGTGATAATCTCCCTGATAACCAAAGCGGTTCCCGGCATGCCTCCGTCCCCACGGAACAAGCCGAGGCTGCGCCGGCGGGCCCCAAGCCCGGGCCGGACGCAACCGCTGCTGGAAGTTCCGGCAGCACGGCCACAGGAACCGCGCCGGAAGCCGGCGCTACCAAGTAG